From a single Vespula pensylvanica isolate Volc-1 chromosome 24, ASM1446617v1, whole genome shotgun sequence genomic region:
- the LOC122637019 gene encoding heparan sulfate 2-O-sulfotransferase pipe has product MEVRLQPAEDELFSGKQLFSEGVQTESTQSGNDHYSSLQHVREKYEEADLLDVDGLNNTKEAERLVLFFNRVPKVGSQTFMELLRRLSMRNGFSFNRDRVQKVETIRLIPIEQLQLARVVSSFPEPSVYVKHVCFTNFTKFNLPKPIYINVVRDPIERVISWYYYVRAPWYYVERKQIFPDLPLPDPNWLKKDFETCVLKEDRECHYLEGEIHEGIGDHRRQTLFFCGHSEKCTPFNTVGALERAKLAVEKHYAVVGVLEDVNTTLTVLENYIPRFFRGATQVYHDQTNAFTSINRNFFKPSVSEEVKDIVRRNFTREIEFYQFCKQRLYRQLRALKLTNTDFTMNNRL; this is encoded by the exons AAGGAGTTCAAACGGAATCTACACAGAGCGGGAACGATCATTATTCGAGCTTACAGCACGTTAGAGAGaag TACGAAGAAGCGGACCTTCTCGATGTCGATGGGCTGAACAACACAAAGGAAGCTGAGAGATTGGTGCTTTTCTTTAATCGTGTACCGAAAGTTGGTTCCCAGACGTTCATGGAACTATTAAGAAGGCTTTCCATGAGGAACGGCTTTTCCTTCAATAGAGATCGCGTTCAAAAAGTCGAAACGATACGTCTCATCCCGATCGAACAG ctTCAACTTGCCAGAGTGGTTAGCAGTTTTCCCGAACCATCGGTCTATGTGAAACACGTGTGCTTCACGAATTTTACCAA ATTCAATTTACCGAAACCAATTTACATAAACGTAGTTCGAGATCCAATTGAAAGAGTTATATCTTGGTATTACTACGTTAGAGCACCCTGGTATTACGTCGAGAGAAAGCAAATTTTCCCCGATTTACCCTTACCCGATCCGAATTGGCTGAAGAAAGACTTCGAGACGTGTGTATTGAAGGAGGACCGCGAATGTCACTATCTGGAGGGAGAAATACACGAAGGTATTGGTGATCATCGTAGACAGACACTTTTCTTTTGCGGACACAGCGAAAAGTGCAC TCCTTTCAACACGGTGGGAGCCTTAGAACGTGCCAAGCTTGCAGTCGAGAAACATTATGCGGTCGTTGGTGTCCTCGAAGATGTGAACACTACCCTTACTGTTCTGGAGAATTACATACCTCGATTTTTCCGAGGTGCCACTCAAGTCTATCACG ATCAAACGAACGCTTTCACAAGTATCAACCGAAATTTTTTCAAGCCATCGGTGAGTGAAGAAGTAAAGGATATCGTTCGTAGAAATTTTACTCGTGAGATCGAATTTTATCAGTTTTGCAAGCAACGACTGTACAGACAATTGAGAGCGTTAAAATTGACCAACACTGATTTCACAATGAATAATCGTTTGTAA
- the LOC122637016 gene encoding divergent protein kinase domain 1C isoform X2 yields MGILCEPLCSEKGIHSLACETLHTGKEAVFSAHWEATRLVFKAYRTKSSSEEYESLFWVDTFDEKHFPTEEDFGTMIKDLVVNKLNYTVSTQQMQRLARLRTHKIEVDTKRRQLEMENVWPLLQENEYLITILFEDRDVFPQLIGTCGTFYAVEYVRPIETPTTTLALSDSKPEWAKRLKLAVMIMDLLEELETNFPEPFHLCDVKINHFGLPLGGQKLKFLDLDAVFPKSIIGRITADGKACKRHEDCDFFDCRSLCSKNERCESPVVNNNLQIICEKIFLGWTLSGTIILPGLLMSEHTTSSLAVLLRQCANPTGDITHLPRAYVPDNLKTRLYNTLNDMEQEISASL; encoded by the exons ATGGGAATTTTGTGTGAACCACTTTGCTCGGAGAAGGGTATACATTCTTTGGCCTGTGAAACTTTGCATACCGGCAAGGAAGCAGTATTTTCTGCTCACTGGGAAGCGACTAGACTTGTATTTAAAGCTTACAG AACGAAATCTTCCTCGGAAGAGTATGAATCTCTTTTTTGGGTCGACACGTTCGATGAGAAACATTTCCCCACGGAAGAAGATTTCGGAACGATGATCAAAGATCTTGTAGTGAATAAGTTAAATTACACGGTATCGACGCAACAGATGCAAAGGCTCGCGCGTTTGCGTACCCACAAGATCGAGGTTGACACCAAGAGGCGTCAACTCGAGATGGAAAACGTTTGGCCACTTTTACAGGAAAACGAATATCTCATAactattttattcgaagatcGTGACGTTTTCCCACAACTGATCGGCACGTGCGGGACTTTCTATGCCGTTGAATACGTCAG ACCTATAGAAACTCCAACGACGACATTGGCACTCTCCGACTCGAAGCCAGAATGGGCAAAGAGATTGAAGCTCGCCGTCATGATTATGGACCTGCTGGAGGAACTTGAGACGAATTTTCCGGAACCGTTTCATCTTTGCGACGTCAAGATAAACCACTTTGGTTTGCCTCTCGGCGGGCAGAAGCTCAAATTTCTCGACTTGGACGCGGTCTTTCCTAAGAGCATTATCGGCCGTATCACCGCGGATGGGAAGGCCTGTAAGAGACACGAGGATTGTGATTTCTTCGATTGTAGATCGTTATGTTCGAAGAACGAACGATGCGAATCGCCGGTCGTTAATAATAACCTACAG ATTATATgcgaaaaaatctttcttggCTGGACCCTATCAGGAACTATCATTCTACCTGGTTTACTGATGTCGGAACATACCACTAGTTCGCTCGCTGTCCTTTTGCGACAGTGCGCCAATCCAACCGGTGATATCACTCATTTGCCACGAGCATATGTACCGGATAATTTAAAAACACGACTGTACAATACGTTGAACGATATGGAACAGGAAATCTCCGCATCTTTGTGA
- the LOC122637000 gene encoding uncharacterized protein LOC122637000 isoform X2 — MRIFTRLESSSSPHASNEMHVQINTGNREPKELDSPSSSSSSSSGFRLDSDASSVAGSSSNLDRRLSLDGKTEKTVSKMSSTNSAGTEYGGGRGHGHTDTSCGLVGSLFSSGCRGRAEAFARRLHRRLTSLGNADESSHGISTTTTSTSSSTGAAVAAAAAAAVITKPITREVASWLHAPSETAAGNPIDRIFRHQPRNSPETELYCDFEDDLDFEQEPGSPAEEVTPAELADLLVNTEILKTNHHETCHCSSNGPRLGIDQESESECVFASPASGTSPASEVSEIYFDPESSDAEKAKNEIYFDPVTSSESESTSNVCNNLDDVSVKEKPSASLSMDRSSIYREDSSDSSLSSSKYKPLPLERFRLDTRQNRAVKEECSSEDSLNDRSSRETTSPSHESLWSTFDDDSTVSLRDETARPGYNHLPTHKHLPKSHSDSEIPDNIDTITLAPSTLPRTIERDEEEGCDVTDFLSVHKEFTQDPIQERDSYPCDFIDDNEIENVTTEEVEITGDDSPTDANGQIETDLKESATNDGDHSVYIGTLNIADELVVECPTGRRLTEKLDKSVMDEMTLRIENETVLTAKSDEKMSLFLLDLDREKCNRDQSSSINRNKRGDELIASQETKEEDEEVEDDEEGEGEQSMEEGRPRRLRRCSSLKTGKTPPGTPGRKKIVRFADVLGLDLADVRTFLDEIPKIPNSAYSDLIYDDSFQKESSPASLGLSTSWNNRYSERPGSSASRVVDRTLVPLFQQPGGLPNFLDFVRERKVCLENVLVQDPLTLCIQGTVRVLNLDFHKSVHIRYTLNSWKNFSDLQASYISNSCDGFSDKFSFVLYCHTLTVGQRLEFAVRFQCKGTQFWDNNAGTNYCFQCLPVSSSLEYVSVTAKENQRDWSPVFY, encoded by the exons ATGCGAATTTTTACTCGCCTTGAATCTTCATCAAGTCCTCATGCGTCGAACGAAATGCACGTACAG ATCAATACGGGGAATCGTGAACCAAAGGAATTGGACAGTCCGAGTTCGAGTTCGAGTTCGAGTTCGGGTTTTCGGCTGGACTCGGACGCGAGCTCGGTCGCGGGCTCATCTTCGAATCTCGATAGGAGATTATCGTTGGACGGTAAGACGGAGAAGACGGTATCGAAGATGAGTAGCACGAACTCAGCCGGTACCGAATATGGAGGAGGACGAGGGCACGGTCACACCGACACTTCTTGCGGCTTGGTGGGTTCTCTCTTCTCCAGTGGTTGTCGCGGACGAGCGGAAGCCTTTGCTCGACGTCTTCACCGACGGCTTACGTCATTGGGTAACGCAGATGAATCTTCGCACGGTATCTCGACGACTACGACGTCGACGTCCTCGTCAACAggggcggcggtggcggctgcggcggcggcggcagtGATTACCAAACCGATAACGCGCGAGGTTGCCTCGTGGTTGCACGCACCCTCCGAAACTGCCGCTGGTAATCCCATAGATCGTATTTTTCGGCATCAACCGCGAAACAGTCCGGAAACGGAACTTTATTGCGACTTCGAAGACGATCTAGATTTCGAACAAGAGCCTGGCTCACCCGCCGAAGAAGTCACACCGGCGGAATTAGCCGACTTGTTGGTAAATACGGAAATTCTTAAAACGAATCACCACGAAACTTGTCATTGCTCGTCGAATGGCCCGAGGCTAGGAATCGATCAGGAGTCCGAGTCGGAATGCGTTTTCGCCTCGCCGGCTAGCGGAACCTCGCCGGCGAGCGAAGTTTCTGAGATTTATTTCGATCCAGAATCGTCCGACGCGGAAAAGGCTAAGAACGAGATTTACTTTGATCCCGTTACAAGTTCCGAGAGCGAATCAACTTCGAACGTTTGTAACAATTTGGACGACGTCTCGGTGAAAGAAAAGCCCTCGGCTTCGTTGTCGATGGATAGATCGTCTATATATCGAGAGGATTCCTCAGACTCGAGTCTATCTTCCAGTAAGTACAAACCGTTGCCCTTGGAAAGGTTTCGCCTTGATACTCGTCAGAACAGAGCCGTTAAAGAGGAATGCAGTTCGGAAGATTCGTTGAACGATAGGAGTTCTCGCGAGACCACTTCACCGAGTCACGAATCTCTTTGGAGCACCTTCGACGACGATAGCACCGTTTCCCTTCGCGACGAGACTGCCAGGCCTGGCTATAACCATCTACCAACGCACAAGCATCTTCCAAAGTCGCATTCGGACTCGGAGATACCGGACAACATAGATACAATAACTTTGGCCCCGAGTACCTTACCGAGAACGATCGAGAGAGATGAGGAGGAAGGATGTGACGTTACTGATTTTCTCAGTGTCCACAAAGAATTTACTCAAGATCCGATCCAAGAACGAGACTCCTACCCTTGCGATTTTATCGACGacaatgaaattgaaaatgttaCTACGGAGGAAGTGGAAATAACTGGCGACGATAGTCCCACAGATGCGAACGGCCAAATAGAAACAGACCTGAAAGAGTCAGCTACCAACGATGGGGACCACTCCGTCTATATTGGTACATTGAACATAGCCGATGAACTCGTAGTAGAGTGTCCCACGGGACGAAGACTGACGGAGAAATTGGATAAATCTGTAATGGACGAAATGACTTTGCGAATCGAGAATGAAACAGTATTAACCGCGAAGAGCGACGAGAAAatgtctcttttcttgttgGATTTGGACAGAGAGAAGTGTAACAGAGATCAGAGTAGTTCAATAAATAGGAACAAGAGGGGGGACGAGCTAATTGCCTCACAAGAAactaaagaagaagacgaggaggtggaggatgaCGAGGAAGGGGAGGGTGAGCAATCGATGGAAGAAGGGAGACCGCGGAGGCTTAGACGATGTTCCTCGTTGAAGACTGGTAAGACGCCACCAGGAACAcccggaagaaaaaagatcgttaGATTTGCCGATGTTCTGGGGTTGGATCTTGCGGACGTAAGAACCTTCCTCGACGAAATACCAAAGATACCAAATTCGGCATATAGCGATTTGATCTACGACGACAGCTTCCAAAAAGAGAGCAGTCCGGCGAGCCTCGGCCTTTCTACGAGCTGGAACAACCGATATTCGGAGAGACCTGGCTCGTCCGCGTCAAGAGTCGTTGACAGGACATTAGTACCGCTCTTTCAACAACCCGGTGGACTTCCAAATTTTCTCGATTTCGTTCGAGAACGCAAAGTGTGCTTAGAAAATGTTCTCGTCCAGGATCCGCTAACTCTCTGCATACAAGGTACGGTGAGAGTTCTCAATCTCGACTTTCACAAATCAGTTCACATAAGATACACCCTAAACTCTTGGAAGAATTTCAGCGATCTTCAAGCGAGCTACATATCGAACTCGTGCGACGGCTTCAgtgacaaattttctttcgttctctattGTCACACTCTGACGGTCGGACAGAGACTGGAATTTGCTGTCAGATTTCAATGCAAGGGCACACAATTTTGGGACAACAATGCCGGCACCAATTACTGTTTTCAATGCTTACCTGTCTCTTCCAGCCTCGAATACGTCTCAGTAACggcgaaagaaaatcaaagagaCTGGTCACCTGTGTTCTACTGA
- the LOC122637016 gene encoding divergent protein kinase domain 1C isoform X1, which produces MNIRRLPGFFYHYKMLGGLLVSAFLFVIYLLFHWGIMCTNLEAWRHVISACRTHNDGTAMGILCEPLCSEKGIHSLACETLHTGKEAVFSAHWEATRLVFKAYRTKSSSEEYESLFWVDTFDEKHFPTEEDFGTMIKDLVVNKLNYTVSTQQMQRLARLRTHKIEVDTKRRQLEMENVWPLLQENEYLITILFEDRDVFPQLIGTCGTFYAVEYVRPIETPTTTLALSDSKPEWAKRLKLAVMIMDLLEELETNFPEPFHLCDVKINHFGLPLGGQKLKFLDLDAVFPKSIIGRITADGKACKRHEDCDFFDCRSLCSKNERCESPVVNNNLQIICEKIFLGWTLSGTIILPGLLMSEHTTSSLAVLLRQCANPTGDITHLPRAYVPDNLKTRLYNTLNDMEQEISASL; this is translated from the exons ATGAACATCCGGCGATTGCCCGGTTTCTTTTATCACTACAAGATGCTCGGTGGTCTCCTCGTATCGGCTTTCCTGTTTGtcatctatcttctttttcactgGGGTATTATGTGCACGAACCTGGAAGCTTGGCGACACGTTATCAGCGCG TGCAGAACTCACAACGATGGCACGGCGATGGGAATTTTGTGTGAACCACTTTGCTCGGAGAAGGGTATACATTCTTTGGCCTGTGAAACTTTGCATACCGGCAAGGAAGCAGTATTTTCTGCTCACTGGGAAGCGACTAGACTTGTATTTAAAGCTTACAG AACGAAATCTTCCTCGGAAGAGTATGAATCTCTTTTTTGGGTCGACACGTTCGATGAGAAACATTTCCCCACGGAAGAAGATTTCGGAACGATGATCAAAGATCTTGTAGTGAATAAGTTAAATTACACGGTATCGACGCAACAGATGCAAAGGCTCGCGCGTTTGCGTACCCACAAGATCGAGGTTGACACCAAGAGGCGTCAACTCGAGATGGAAAACGTTTGGCCACTTTTACAGGAAAACGAATATCTCATAactattttattcgaagatcGTGACGTTTTCCCACAACTGATCGGCACGTGCGGGACTTTCTATGCCGTTGAATACGTCAG ACCTATAGAAACTCCAACGACGACATTGGCACTCTCCGACTCGAAGCCAGAATGGGCAAAGAGATTGAAGCTCGCCGTCATGATTATGGACCTGCTGGAGGAACTTGAGACGAATTTTCCGGAACCGTTTCATCTTTGCGACGTCAAGATAAACCACTTTGGTTTGCCTCTCGGCGGGCAGAAGCTCAAATTTCTCGACTTGGACGCGGTCTTTCCTAAGAGCATTATCGGCCGTATCACCGCGGATGGGAAGGCCTGTAAGAGACACGAGGATTGTGATTTCTTCGATTGTAGATCGTTATGTTCGAAGAACGAACGATGCGAATCGCCGGTCGTTAATAATAACCTACAG ATTATATgcgaaaaaatctttcttggCTGGACCCTATCAGGAACTATCATTCTACCTGGTTTACTGATGTCGGAACATACCACTAGTTCGCTCGCTGTCCTTTTGCGACAGTGCGCCAATCCAACCGGTGATATCACTCATTTGCCACGAGCATATGTACCGGATAATTTAAAAACACGACTGTACAATACGTTGAACGATATGGAACAGGAAATCTCCGCATCTTTGTGA
- the LOC122637000 gene encoding uncharacterized protein LOC122637000 isoform X1, producing MIVAPTMEENSGIFESGKLSTGRLNGHSITINTGNREPKELDSPSSSSSSSSGFRLDSDASSVAGSSSNLDRRLSLDGKTEKTVSKMSSTNSAGTEYGGGRGHGHTDTSCGLVGSLFSSGCRGRAEAFARRLHRRLTSLGNADESSHGISTTTTSTSSSTGAAVAAAAAAAVITKPITREVASWLHAPSETAAGNPIDRIFRHQPRNSPETELYCDFEDDLDFEQEPGSPAEEVTPAELADLLVNTEILKTNHHETCHCSSNGPRLGIDQESESECVFASPASGTSPASEVSEIYFDPESSDAEKAKNEIYFDPVTSSESESTSNVCNNLDDVSVKEKPSASLSMDRSSIYREDSSDSSLSSSKYKPLPLERFRLDTRQNRAVKEECSSEDSLNDRSSRETTSPSHESLWSTFDDDSTVSLRDETARPGYNHLPTHKHLPKSHSDSEIPDNIDTITLAPSTLPRTIERDEEEGCDVTDFLSVHKEFTQDPIQERDSYPCDFIDDNEIENVTTEEVEITGDDSPTDANGQIETDLKESATNDGDHSVYIGTLNIADELVVECPTGRRLTEKLDKSVMDEMTLRIENETVLTAKSDEKMSLFLLDLDREKCNRDQSSSINRNKRGDELIASQETKEEDEEVEDDEEGEGEQSMEEGRPRRLRRCSSLKTGKTPPGTPGRKKIVRFADVLGLDLADVRTFLDEIPKIPNSAYSDLIYDDSFQKESSPASLGLSTSWNNRYSERPGSSASRVVDRTLVPLFQQPGGLPNFLDFVRERKVCLENVLVQDPLTLCIQGTVRVLNLDFHKSVHIRYTLNSWKNFSDLQASYISNSCDGFSDKFSFVLYCHTLTVGQRLEFAVRFQCKGTQFWDNNAGTNYCFQCLPVSSSLEYVSVTAKENQRDWSPVFY from the exons atgatcgTCGCGCCAACGATGGAAGAAAATTCGGGGATCTTCGAGTCGGGAAAATTGAGCACCGGTCGATTGAACGGACATAGTATCACG ATCAATACGGGGAATCGTGAACCAAAGGAATTGGACAGTCCGAGTTCGAGTTCGAGTTCGAGTTCGGGTTTTCGGCTGGACTCGGACGCGAGCTCGGTCGCGGGCTCATCTTCGAATCTCGATAGGAGATTATCGTTGGACGGTAAGACGGAGAAGACGGTATCGAAGATGAGTAGCACGAACTCAGCCGGTACCGAATATGGAGGAGGACGAGGGCACGGTCACACCGACACTTCTTGCGGCTTGGTGGGTTCTCTCTTCTCCAGTGGTTGTCGCGGACGAGCGGAAGCCTTTGCTCGACGTCTTCACCGACGGCTTACGTCATTGGGTAACGCAGATGAATCTTCGCACGGTATCTCGACGACTACGACGTCGACGTCCTCGTCAACAggggcggcggtggcggctgcggcggcggcggcagtGATTACCAAACCGATAACGCGCGAGGTTGCCTCGTGGTTGCACGCACCCTCCGAAACTGCCGCTGGTAATCCCATAGATCGTATTTTTCGGCATCAACCGCGAAACAGTCCGGAAACGGAACTTTATTGCGACTTCGAAGACGATCTAGATTTCGAACAAGAGCCTGGCTCACCCGCCGAAGAAGTCACACCGGCGGAATTAGCCGACTTGTTGGTAAATACGGAAATTCTTAAAACGAATCACCACGAAACTTGTCATTGCTCGTCGAATGGCCCGAGGCTAGGAATCGATCAGGAGTCCGAGTCGGAATGCGTTTTCGCCTCGCCGGCTAGCGGAACCTCGCCGGCGAGCGAAGTTTCTGAGATTTATTTCGATCCAGAATCGTCCGACGCGGAAAAGGCTAAGAACGAGATTTACTTTGATCCCGTTACAAGTTCCGAGAGCGAATCAACTTCGAACGTTTGTAACAATTTGGACGACGTCTCGGTGAAAGAAAAGCCCTCGGCTTCGTTGTCGATGGATAGATCGTCTATATATCGAGAGGATTCCTCAGACTCGAGTCTATCTTCCAGTAAGTACAAACCGTTGCCCTTGGAAAGGTTTCGCCTTGATACTCGTCAGAACAGAGCCGTTAAAGAGGAATGCAGTTCGGAAGATTCGTTGAACGATAGGAGTTCTCGCGAGACCACTTCACCGAGTCACGAATCTCTTTGGAGCACCTTCGACGACGATAGCACCGTTTCCCTTCGCGACGAGACTGCCAGGCCTGGCTATAACCATCTACCAACGCACAAGCATCTTCCAAAGTCGCATTCGGACTCGGAGATACCGGACAACATAGATACAATAACTTTGGCCCCGAGTACCTTACCGAGAACGATCGAGAGAGATGAGGAGGAAGGATGTGACGTTACTGATTTTCTCAGTGTCCACAAAGAATTTACTCAAGATCCGATCCAAGAACGAGACTCCTACCCTTGCGATTTTATCGACGacaatgaaattgaaaatgttaCTACGGAGGAAGTGGAAATAACTGGCGACGATAGTCCCACAGATGCGAACGGCCAAATAGAAACAGACCTGAAAGAGTCAGCTACCAACGATGGGGACCACTCCGTCTATATTGGTACATTGAACATAGCCGATGAACTCGTAGTAGAGTGTCCCACGGGACGAAGACTGACGGAGAAATTGGATAAATCTGTAATGGACGAAATGACTTTGCGAATCGAGAATGAAACAGTATTAACCGCGAAGAGCGACGAGAAAatgtctcttttcttgttgGATTTGGACAGAGAGAAGTGTAACAGAGATCAGAGTAGTTCAATAAATAGGAACAAGAGGGGGGACGAGCTAATTGCCTCACAAGAAactaaagaagaagacgaggaggtggaggatgaCGAGGAAGGGGAGGGTGAGCAATCGATGGAAGAAGGGAGACCGCGGAGGCTTAGACGATGTTCCTCGTTGAAGACTGGTAAGACGCCACCAGGAACAcccggaagaaaaaagatcgttaGATTTGCCGATGTTCTGGGGTTGGATCTTGCGGACGTAAGAACCTTCCTCGACGAAATACCAAAGATACCAAATTCGGCATATAGCGATTTGATCTACGACGACAGCTTCCAAAAAGAGAGCAGTCCGGCGAGCCTCGGCCTTTCTACGAGCTGGAACAACCGATATTCGGAGAGACCTGGCTCGTCCGCGTCAAGAGTCGTTGACAGGACATTAGTACCGCTCTTTCAACAACCCGGTGGACTTCCAAATTTTCTCGATTTCGTTCGAGAACGCAAAGTGTGCTTAGAAAATGTTCTCGTCCAGGATCCGCTAACTCTCTGCATACAAGGTACGGTGAGAGTTCTCAATCTCGACTTTCACAAATCAGTTCACATAAGATACACCCTAAACTCTTGGAAGAATTTCAGCGATCTTCAAGCGAGCTACATATCGAACTCGTGCGACGGCTTCAgtgacaaattttctttcgttctctattGTCACACTCTGACGGTCGGACAGAGACTGGAATTTGCTGTCAGATTTCAATGCAAGGGCACACAATTTTGGGACAACAATGCCGGCACCAATTACTGTTTTCAATGCTTACCTGTCTCTTCCAGCCTCGAATACGTCTCAGTAACggcgaaagaaaatcaaagagaCTGGTCACCTGTGTTCTACTGA